A window of the Candidatus Lokiarchaeota archaeon genome harbors these coding sequences:
- a CDS encoding ornithine cyclodeaminase family protein, which produces MIILKGEDIAQLVSMEECIEVVEEAFRKHAKGRTVYPSKSQFTLPGEEWRWWAFMPAYVEDMGVACKVVCDYPKNKERGKPTIMGTILLADSQTGELKAIMDG; this is translated from the coding sequence ATGATAATCCTGAAAGGCGAAGATATTGCCCAACTCGTAAGCATGGAGGAATGCATTGAGGTCGTAGAAGAGGCCTTCCGCAAGCATGCAAAGGGAAGGACTGTCTATCCATCAAAAAGCCAATTCACGTTGCCAGGAGAAGAATGGCGTTGGTGGGCCTTTATGCCTGCATATGTTGAAGATATGGGGGTTGCCTGTAAAGTCGTCTGTGATTACCCCAAGAACAAGGAACGAGGAAAACCCACCATTATGGGGACCATTCTACTTGCAGATTCTCAAACGGGTGAGCTTAAGGCAATCATGGATGG